Proteins encoded within one genomic window of Citrobacter amalonaticus Y19:
- a CDS encoding hemagglutinin repeat-containing protein, with product MDNNQTRFSQRVLSWLLSTLLATQPLLPAVAATVTPTGNTTMDKAGNGVPVVNIATPNGAGISHNKYNDYNVGKEGLILNNATGKLNQTQLGGLIQSNPNLKVGQEAKGIINEVTGANRSQLQGYTEVAGKAANLMVANPYGITCNGCGFINTPQATLTTGKPVMNADGSLQALEVTKGSITINGAGLDGSQSDAVSIIARATEVNAALHAKDLTITTGANRVTADGRVSALKGEGEVPKVAIDTGALGGMYANRIRLTSTESGVGVNLGNLNARSGDMTLNSAGKLVLKDSLASGNTTVSGTEVTLSGDNKAGGNLNVTGTTALTLNQSRLVADKNLALSSSGQITQNGGELTAGQNATLSAQRLNQTSGAVNAAGNVTLTTTGDATLKGRTVAGKTLTVSTGSLNNGGTLAAGSDAVVNTGTLTNSGTVQGNSLKVTATDLTSTGNLKSASALNINARDITLSGETVADGSVIVKGNRLTTTSTAQTQGNSISVEVQNAQLDGIQAARDSFTLKASDSLTHSGKSSASTLNTESGSLSNSGTLTASALAINSTTVVNSGLIHGERTLALVSRLLDNHENGVVYSPAALSLSIPELKNAGIITSDAALSLSGSQLTNSGEVSGASLDVDYSTLNNSAGGLLLAQGANRITAQSLSNAGSIAGDTLTLSADRLTSSGLLQGDTTLSLTGGILDLLAGSRTLTGGDLTLSGTTLATAGQTQGQNVSVNVRDWQNSGSVLATGNLTASAAGMLSNTGDLMSQGDITLNAATTDNRGSLLSAGDLSLSGHSLDNRGTVQGNHVTVRQDSITNSGTLTGIAALTLASRLEMAAPLLTLANNSGGKLLTTGELNITAGSTSNAGQWQGQRILIDAGTLTNSGAIQASERLDAQISNRLTGLSGSKITSNGELALSALTLSNSGQWIAQNLTLDADSLTNSGEITGVDALAVTLNQTLNNQASGKLLSAGHLTLNASDITNGGQLQGQTTSVTTGQLTNSGRLQGEALTLAVSGGLSNRSGGVLLSQNALNVTSATLNNQGTIQGGGESSVQATTRLQNDGKILSGSKLTLTAPELANNSSGLVQAVTLLLDVVNAVNGGRVLATGSAELQGTSFNNSGTLQGADLLMNYRNTTNSGTILGATTLTVKGDSLAQTDAGRLYSAGNLLLDVRDFSGSGQVVALGDTTLKLTTALANTGTLAAGRTLSVTSQNAVTNNGVMQGNAITLSAGGAFTNNKTLTIGNGSSSFSAQSLLLNASGSLQAGGDVQLTSRGDITANGFTGTAGSLTMTAAGTLLNTALIYAGNNLKLFADRIHNTYGDILAGNSLWMQKNASGTANTEIINRSGTIETTRGDITINTGHLLNQRDGLQVTETNISGGQTIPGIGDATLSVDISLLPEGTYGILKKIRDYETGPCGTHSACNYFHVMQYYYAAFEDVADQKFITSQTGVTVTSNGGSARIASGKNLVIEAENLSNQASNIFANQDITLTGNVLNNQSWQSGISTEYLVYSYDSGYLGYATDTVDNLPEQYSEDPETGRDNRLPESTKLTYILKGHETELAEGENFRSVIQAGGKVKVNFASNISNTTTTANAGGISNTIDTPSLNPLSSQATGAGEQTQSLTDAGTVTVNSPEWRDEVSGALQNISGGKSLDNAQGSGGDTSAYPLPSGNNGYFVTSTSPDSPYLITVNPKLDGLGQLDQSLYSDLYALLGMKPGQAPHETNLVYTDEQQFLGSSYFLDRLGLKPEKDYRFLGDAAFDTRYVSNAMLNLTGSRYINGMGSDLEQMQYLMDSAASQQKNLGLQFGVALTAEQVAQLTGSILWWESATINGQTVMVPKLYLSPKDITLHNGSVISGNNVQLAGGNITNSAGSITALNGLSLDSAGNIDNLNAGLISAGGSLDLSAIGDINNIGSAISGKTVALESISGSINNVTRTQQWSAGSDGRYGSVHVSGTDTGPVATITATDALSLDAGKNINITGANVSSGGTLGMSAGNDINIAANQISGSKSQSGFWRTEDNSSSSTTSQGSNISSGGNLVMVADNNLNVTASDISAKDSALLSAGNDLNLNAAREGESHRNGNNESHESHAAVSTVTAGNNLTLAAGRDITSQAAGIAAENNVAIQAGRDVNLMAESASAGDSYTSKKKKAINESVRQQGTEITSGGDTTIVAGRDVTAQAADVYANGNAAVVAGRDITLTTATESDYEYREKKKTSGGMFSKKTTHTIHEESHTREKGTQFSGENVVLSAGNNLTVQGASVAAERDVALKAGNNVTVEAATNTDTYYDMKKTKKSGIFSSGSGLGVTIGSQSSKTTRQGAETTQSDARSMVGTSGGNVIISAGNQVTLSAADVIAGRAKDDTSRATGHIDITGSDIAIIPGRDTVTESVKQETKSSGITVSVKAPFEDTVRNVRDIVRGKDGSGNSTVDKVKSLGAEGAALALDGPGQMVAVSAGSSKSSSESHYQGEFNSGSQLAAAGNIQMTATGKQGGNSGNILIAGSQVNAGEAVILDAKRDVNITTSTDTETYSNSSKSSGWNISSEMPTAGSATRATTGGGKHGSQLLPGGMSQSESNSSGTRTTENASVIQGSDIYINSREGSVNISGSHLTATEDLMLSAVKGDINVTAGRDTSHNENSGSSKTIGTLGGDGYSATAGYSRETHSSRDDATTESGQRSQLTSTNGNIIAQAGGDLSLSGTDVSAGKSVSLSGENVLFDVSRDTRDGEAHSSSSQYGVTASAGGWAVDAAKAAETAARSAENGDDARLTAIKAGQAGTTAAQGMMTDSAVVKGKVSVTAGSSSQDSRYHSTDTQGTTINAGENVIINARNDIAGQGVQIGGKQVVLDAGQDILLTASQNTHNSQSKNSGNQVSAGVGVSLIGSQNGISIELGASQQKGKENSQSQSNTNSVIRAEEQLTVNSGRDTTLKGAELEGNRVVVNTGRDLTISSVQDTASYDSKQSSSGAGLSLCVPPLCYGASSGNVNTSGENVTQSGKSVTDQSGIYAGKGGFDITVGNHTQLDGAVIASTATDDKNKLDTGTLGWSDIHNESKTSGDSHTVAISGSAGGSGSGENRNVAPAIGTGHAEESSSGTTSSAISNGTLIIRDKDNQTQDIADLSRDTDNAHHGVDVNGDVQKVKDNLAVQSEGAALATSVLDVYGKYAEKKAKESNAALEAKLTAEGKMQGETAQEREAFLKTQPGYQSTDYGPGSEFWTKGSAAAGLLAGALGGNLKAGAAAGAAPLLAELVSKQDDPTLRAVLHGIVAAALTQASGGSGSDGMKAGAIGAITASAMTDHLVSALYGKDVSQLTADEKRLVSSLVTIAGGLAGAAVTDGDLSMAALASNTAKVEVENNSLSEDQINGFAAKAKGCEARGDCQQIVKEMEDLSLNQQKEMIAICSVNPKACKEKYGDIPANGMLVRQALDQLFDADVPSEMKNDISSFWAQQMEAEGVVTSTEFASQLENRYGMDKQQSEILAMAVLGAVTGGMGKAGASTSGKTISAKPEWLQNVQAGNKFNAEQSKNYPYNELYVNKPNGNGYYRVDSYNPATGEIVSRKFTQFADITEATATSYIREAVNKYPAGASIAQVPSSGALGGKQLQGSNILEIPPQIKPIPQSVLDSAKQSNVIIRDTNGKVYK from the coding sequence ATGGATAACAATCAGACCCGTTTTTCTCAGCGTGTACTGAGCTGGCTGCTGAGTACCCTGCTGGCAACGCAACCGCTGCTGCCCGCGGTGGCAGCGACCGTCACCCCTACCGGTAACACAACGATGGACAAGGCCGGAAACGGTGTACCGGTGGTGAATATTGCCACGCCCAACGGCGCGGGGATCTCGCATAACAAATACAACGACTATAACGTCGGCAAAGAGGGGTTAATCCTCAATAACGCCACCGGTAAGCTGAACCAGACGCAACTGGGCGGGCTCATTCAGAGTAACCCGAACCTGAAAGTCGGACAGGAAGCGAAAGGCATTATCAACGAAGTCACCGGCGCTAACCGTTCACAGCTTCAGGGTTATACCGAAGTGGCGGGCAAAGCGGCGAACCTGATGGTTGCCAACCCTTACGGCATTACCTGTAACGGCTGCGGTTTTATCAACACTCCTCAGGCGACACTCACCACGGGTAAACCGGTGATGAACGCCGACGGCAGTCTGCAGGCGCTGGAGGTCACTAAAGGCTCCATCACCATCAATGGCGCGGGTCTGGACGGAAGCCAGTCAGATGCCGTGTCCATCATTGCCCGCGCAACGGAAGTGAACGCCGCGCTGCACGCGAAAGACCTGACGATCACCACCGGGGCTAACCGCGTCACAGCGGATGGCCGCGTCAGCGCGCTGAAAGGTGAAGGCGAGGTGCCGAAAGTCGCCATTGATACCGGTGCACTCGGCGGGATGTACGCCAACCGTATCCGCCTGACCTCCACCGAAAGCGGTGTCGGGGTGAACCTCGGCAACCTCAACGCCCGCAGCGGCGACATGACCCTAAACAGTGCCGGTAAACTGGTCCTGAAAGACAGCCTTGCCAGCGGCAACACAACGGTCAGCGGGACGGAGGTCACACTGTCCGGTGATAACAAAGCCGGTGGCAATCTTAACGTTACCGGGACAACCGCTCTGACGCTGAATCAGTCCCGCCTGGTGGCGGATAAAAATCTGGCGTTGTCCTCGTCCGGGCAGATTACCCAGAACGGCGGAGAACTGACCGCCGGACAGAACGCCACGCTCAGTGCACAACGTCTGAACCAGACCTCGGGGGCAGTGAATGCCGCCGGAAATGTCACCCTCACCACCACGGGTGACGCCACGCTGAAAGGCCGTACCGTTGCCGGGAAAACACTTACTGTCAGCACCGGCAGCCTGAACAACGGCGGCACACTGGCCGCCGGGTCAGATGCTGTAGTGAATACCGGCACACTGACAAACAGCGGTACAGTCCAGGGCAACAGTCTGAAGGTCACAGCCACCGACCTGACCAGCACCGGCAATCTCAAAAGTGCCTCAGCGCTGAATATCAACGCCCGTGACATTACGCTGTCCGGAGAGACCGTTGCGGATGGCTCCGTGATCGTGAAAGGCAACCGTCTGACAACCACCTCCACCGCACAGACCCAGGGCAACAGCATCAGCGTGGAGGTACAGAACGCGCAGCTTGACGGGATACAGGCCGCCAGAGACAGCTTCACGCTGAAGGCCAGTGACAGTCTGACTCACAGTGGAAAATCCTCAGCCTCCACGCTGAACACCGAGAGCGGCAGCCTCAGCAACAGCGGTACACTGACCGCCTCCGCGCTTGCGATCAACAGCACCACGGTAGTCAACAGCGGCCTGATCCACGGTGAACGGACGCTCGCCCTGGTCTCCCGTCTGCTGGACAACCACGAGAACGGTGTGGTGTACAGTCCGGCCGCGCTCTCCCTTTCAATACCTGAGCTGAAAAACGCCGGGATTATCACCAGTGATGCCGCGTTGTCCCTGTCAGGTTCTCAACTGACCAACAGCGGAGAGGTAAGCGGTGCTTCACTCGATGTTGATTACAGCACGCTGAATAACAGCGCGGGTGGTCTGCTGCTGGCACAGGGGGCGAACCGCATCACGGCGCAGTCACTGTCGAATGCTGGCAGCATCGCAGGTGACACGCTGACGCTGAGTGCAGACCGTCTCACCAGTTCTGGCCTGTTACAGGGTGATACCACCCTGTCGCTGACTGGCGGAATACTGGATTTACTGGCAGGCTCCCGCACGCTCACGGGCGGGGATCTCACACTTTCAGGCACCACGCTGGCTACCGCAGGGCAGACACAGGGGCAGAACGTCAGCGTTAATGTCCGTGACTGGCAAAACAGCGGTAGCGTGCTTGCAACCGGCAACCTTACCGCTTCGGCAGCCGGGATGCTCAGCAATACCGGCGATCTGATGAGTCAGGGCGACATCACGCTGAATGCAGCCACAACCGACAACCGGGGCAGTCTGCTTTCTGCTGGCGACCTTTCCCTTTCGGGTCATTCTCTGGATAACCGCGGTACTGTCCAGGGTAATCATGTCACGGTTCGTCAGGACAGTATCACCAACAGCGGAACGCTCACTGGGATCGCCGCACTCACGCTGGCCTCACGACTGGAGATGGCGGCACCATTGCTGACGCTGGCAAATAACAGTGGTGGAAAGTTACTCACAACCGGTGAGCTGAACATCACCGCAGGCAGCACCAGTAACGCGGGCCAGTGGCAGGGACAGCGGATACTGATTGACGCCGGAACACTGACTAACAGCGGTGCAATTCAGGCGTCAGAGCGGTTGGATGCGCAAATCAGCAACCGCCTCACCGGCCTGTCCGGCAGCAAAATCACCTCAAACGGAGAGTTGGCCTTATCGGCACTGACGCTGAGTAACAGTGGACAATGGATTGCGCAAAACCTGACGCTGGATGCGGATTCGCTGACGAACAGCGGTGAGATAACCGGCGTGGATGCGCTTGCGGTCACCCTGAACCAGACTCTGAACAACCAGGCCAGCGGTAAACTGCTGAGTGCCGGTCATCTGACGCTCAACGCGAGCGATATCACGAACGGCGGGCAACTCCAGGGTCAGACGACCTCTGTCACCACGGGGCAACTGACCAACAGCGGGCGACTTCAGGGTGAAGCGCTGACGCTGGCAGTCTCCGGGGGACTGAGCAACCGTTCCGGTGGCGTCTTACTGAGCCAGAATGCACTGAATGTCACCTCAGCGACACTGAACAACCAGGGCACAATACAGGGCGGTGGCGAGTCTTCCGTGCAGGCCACCACCCGCCTGCAGAACGACGGCAAAATCCTCTCCGGCAGTAAACTCACGCTCACTGCACCAGAACTGGCGAACAACAGCAGCGGACTGGTACAGGCCGTCACGCTGTTGCTGGATGTGGTGAACGCCGTGAATGGCGGACGCGTACTTGCGACCGGCAGTGCTGAACTGCAAGGCACATCGTTTAATAACAGCGGCACGCTTCAGGGCGCGGACCTGCTGATGAATTACAGGAACACGACCAACAGCGGAACGATTCTGGGGGCAACGACTCTCACCGTTAAGGGAGACTCGCTGGCGCAGACCGACGCCGGTCGTCTGTACAGCGCAGGTAATCTGTTGCTCGACGTGCGGGACTTCAGCGGTAGTGGTCAGGTGGTGGCGCTCGGTGATACGACACTGAAACTGACTACAGCGCTCGCTAACACCGGCACGCTGGCGGCCGGAAGAACGCTTTCCGTCACCTCACAGAACGCCGTTACCAACAACGGTGTGATGCAGGGGAATGCGATTACGCTCAGTGCCGGTGGCGCATTTACCAATAACAAAACGCTCACCATCGGTAACGGCAGCAGTAGCTTCAGCGCACAGAGTCTGTTGCTGAATGCCTCCGGCTCGCTCCAGGCGGGTGGAGATGTACAGCTGACTTCGCGTGGCGATATCACCGCAAACGGTTTTACTGGTACTGCTGGTAGTCTGACGATGACAGCCGCAGGGACGCTGCTCAATACTGCACTAATTTACGCGGGTAACAACCTGAAGCTGTTTGCTGACCGCATTCATAACACGTATGGCGATATCCTGGCCGGAAACAGCCTGTGGATGCAGAAGAATGCCTCCGGCACTGCGAATACCGAAATCATCAACCGTTCGGGCACCATAGAGACCACACGTGGTGATATCACCATTAATACGGGGCATTTGCTGAATCAGCGGGATGGATTACAGGTAACAGAAACGAATATTAGTGGTGGGCAAACTATTCCGGGAATAGGGGATGCCACTTTGTCTGTGGATATCAGTCTGCTGCCGGAGGGCACCTACGGAATACTGAAGAAAATCCGTGACTACGAAACAGGCCCCTGTGGTACACATAGTGCCTGTAACTACTTCCACGTTATGCAGTATTACTACGCAGCATTTGAGGATGTTGCTGATCAGAAATTTATAACCAGCCAGACTGGGGTGACCGTCACCAGCAACGGTGGATCTGCCCGTATTGCTTCCGGGAAAAATTTGGTGATCGAAGCTGAAAACCTGAGTAATCAGGCCAGTAATATTTTTGCGAACCAGGATATTACCCTGACAGGAAATGTGCTCAATAACCAGAGCTGGCAGTCCGGTATATCAACGGAGTACCTTGTTTACAGCTATGACTCTGGGTATCTGGGTTATGCTACCGATACAGTGGATAACCTCCCGGAACAATATTCAGAGGATCCGGAAACAGGACGGGACAACCGATTACCGGAAAGTACCAAACTGACTTATATCCTGAAAGGCCATGAGACTGAGCTGGCGGAAGGCGAGAATTTCCGTTCAGTTATCCAGGCTGGCGGAAAAGTGAAGGTTAACTTTGCCAGTAATATCAGTAACACTACAACTACCGCAAATGCAGGGGGTATCAGTAATACCATTGATACACCATCATTAAACCCTCTCAGTTCACAGGCAACAGGTGCGGGAGAACAAACGCAATCGCTTACCGATGCAGGCACTGTTACGGTGAATTCTCCCGAGTGGCGCGATGAAGTCTCCGGCGCATTGCAGAACATCAGCGGCGGTAAATCGCTGGATAATGCGCAGGGTAGCGGCGGTGATACCAGTGCGTATCCGCTCCCTTCCGGGAATAACGGTTATTTTGTTACGTCCACCAGTCCCGACAGCCCATATCTGATCACCGTGAACCCGAAACTGGACGGGCTGGGGCAACTGGATCAAAGCCTGTATAGCGATCTTTATGCGTTGCTGGGCATGAAACCCGGCCAGGCGCCGCACGAAACGAACCTGGTGTATACCGATGAACAACAGTTCCTCGGCTCATCATACTTTCTTGATCGCCTGGGTCTGAAGCCGGAGAAGGATTACCGCTTCCTCGGGGATGCGGCCTTTGATACCCGGTATGTATCAAATGCGATGCTGAACCTGACCGGTTCACGTTATATCAATGGCATGGGTTCTGATCTCGAACAGATGCAGTACCTGATGGACAGTGCCGCCAGCCAGCAGAAGAATCTCGGACTGCAGTTCGGCGTGGCGCTGACCGCTGAGCAGGTGGCACAACTCACGGGCAGTATTCTGTGGTGGGAATCTGCGACCATCAATGGTCAGACCGTGATGGTGCCAAAGCTGTACCTTTCCCCGAAAGATATCACCCTTCATAACGGCAGCGTTATCAGCGGGAACAACGTGCAGCTTGCGGGCGGCAATATCACCAACAGCGCAGGCAGCATCACTGCACTGAACGGTCTCTCGCTCGACAGTGCCGGCAATATCGACAACCTGAATGCGGGGCTGATTAGCGCGGGCGGCAGCCTGGACCTGAGCGCCATCGGGGATATCAACAATATTGGCTCTGCTATCAGCGGTAAGACGGTGGCGCTCGAGAGTATCAGTGGCAGCATTAACAATGTGACCCGGACTCAGCAGTGGAGCGCTGGCAGTGATGGTCGTTATGGCAGTGTGCATGTCAGCGGCACGGACACCGGTCCGGTGGCGACCATTACCGCCACAGACGCTCTTTCACTGGATGCAGGGAAAAACATTAACATTACCGGGGCAAATGTCTCATCCGGTGGAACCCTCGGGATGTCTGCGGGTAATGATATCAACATTGCCGCAAACCAGATAAGCGGGAGCAAAAGTCAGTCCGGTTTCTGGCGCACTGAAGACAACAGTTCATCATCCACCACCTCACAGGGCAGCAATATCAGCTCTGGCGGAAACCTGGTGATGGTCGCAGACAATAACCTGAATGTCACCGCATCAGACATCAGTGCGAAAGACAGTGCCCTGCTTTCTGCGGGTAACGACCTGAACCTGAACGCAGCCCGTGAAGGTGAGTCTCACCGCAACGGCAACAATGAAAGCCACGAAAGCCACGCAGCGGTGTCCACGGTAACAGCAGGTAATAATCTGACACTTGCTGCTGGTCGGGATATCACAAGCCAGGCCGCCGGTATTGCAGCGGAAAACAACGTCGCCATACAGGCCGGGCGTGATGTGAACCTGATGGCGGAGTCTGCCAGCGCCGGCGACAGCTATACGTCGAAGAAAAAGAAAGCGATTAACGAGTCCGTTCGCCAGCAGGGAACGGAAATCACGTCCGGTGGAGACACCACCATTGTGGCCGGGCGGGACGTGACCGCACAGGCGGCAGATGTATATGCCAACGGAAACGCAGCCGTGGTGGCCGGACGGGATATCACCCTCACCACTGCCACCGAAAGTGACTATGAGTACCGGGAGAAGAAGAAAACCTCCGGTGGCATGTTCAGTAAAAAGACCACCCACACCATCCACGAGGAAAGCCACACTCGCGAGAAAGGCACACAGTTTTCTGGGGAAAACGTGGTACTCAGCGCAGGTAATAACCTGACGGTACAGGGGGCATCCGTTGCCGCTGAACGCGACGTGGCACTGAAGGCCGGCAACAACGTGACCGTGGAAGCTGCCACCAACACCGACACGTATTACGACATGAAGAAGACGAAGAAATCCGGCATCTTCTCCAGTGGTTCGGGTCTCGGTGTAACCATTGGTTCGCAGTCGTCAAAAACCACCCGCCAGGGTGCGGAGACCACGCAGAGCGATGCACGAAGCATGGTGGGCACCTCCGGCGGTAACGTCATTATCAGCGCCGGAAATCAGGTCACGTTAAGCGCCGCCGACGTCATTGCCGGACGGGCAAAGGACGACACGTCCCGTGCCACCGGGCATATCGATATCACCGGCAGTGACATTGCCATTATCCCCGGACGGGATACGGTCACCGAATCGGTGAAACAGGAGACAAAATCCTCCGGCATCACCGTCAGCGTGAAAGCGCCGTTTGAGGACACGGTACGCAATGTACGCGACATCGTGCGCGGGAAAGACGGCAGCGGTAACAGCACCGTTGATAAGGTGAAGTCACTGGGTGCGGAAGGTGCCGCCCTGGCCCTTGATGGTCCGGGACAGATGGTCGCTGTCTCCGCAGGCAGCAGCAAGTCGTCCTCTGAATCACACTACCAGGGCGAATTTAACAGCGGAAGCCAGCTTGCAGCAGCAGGCAATATTCAGATGACCGCCACCGGCAAGCAGGGTGGCAACAGCGGCAATATCCTGATTGCAGGCAGTCAGGTGAATGCCGGTGAAGCGGTGATACTGGATGCGAAGCGTGATGTGAACATCACCACCTCCACGGATACCGAAACCTACAGCAACAGCAGCAAATCCAGTGGCTGGAACATCAGCTCAGAAATGCCGACCGCAGGCAGTGCCACCCGGGCCACCACCGGGGGCGGCAAACACGGCAGCCAGCTTCTGCCGGGCGGGATGAGTCAGTCTGAAAGCAACAGCAGCGGCACGCGCACGACGGAAAACGCATCCGTCATTCAGGGTTCGGATATTTACATCAACAGCCGGGAAGGCAGCGTGAACATCAGTGGCAGCCATCTGACGGCCACAGAAGACCTGATGCTGTCAGCGGTAAAAGGCGACATTAACGTGACCGCCGGACGTGACACGTCTCACAATGAAAACAGCGGCAGCAGCAAAACCATCGGTACGCTGGGGGGAGACGGTTACAGCGCCACGGCAGGCTACAGTCGTGAGACACACAGCAGCCGTGATGACGCGACCACTGAAAGCGGACAACGCAGTCAGTTAACGAGCACAAACGGCAACATTATTGCCCAGGCCGGAGGCGATCTGTCCCTTTCTGGTACAGATGTCAGCGCCGGTAAATCGGTTTCACTCAGCGGTGAAAATGTCCTGTTTGACGTGAGCCGCGACACCCGTGACGGGGAAGCCCACAGCAGCAGTTCACAGTACGGGGTGACCGCCTCTGCCGGTGGCTGGGCTGTTGATGCGGCGAAGGCAGCTGAAACGGCTGCCCGCAGCGCGGAAAACGGCGACGATGCCCGACTCACTGCCATTAAGGCGGGTCAGGCGGGCACCACCGCCGCACAGGGTATGATGACAGACTCGGCTGTTGTGAAGGGCAAGGTTTCTGTCACGGCAGGTTCTTCCTCACAGGACAGCCGGTATCACAGCACTGACACACAGGGCACCACCATCAATGCCGGTGAGAACGTCATTATTAACGCCCGTAACGATATCGCCGGTCAGGGCGTACAGATTGGCGGGAAACAGGTGGTACTGGATGCAGGGCAGGATATTCTGCTGACCGCCTCACAGAACACGCACAACAGCCAGAGTAAAAACAGCGGCAACCAGGTCAGCGCCGGCGTGGGCGTCAGCCTCATCGGTTCACAGAACGGTATCAGTATTGAGCTGGGGGCCTCACAGCAGAAGGGTAAGGAAAACAGCCAGTCACAGAGCAACACCAACAGCGTTATCCGTGCCGAAGAGCAACTGACCGTGAACAGCGGACGCGACACCACCCTGAAAGGGGCTGAGCTGGAAGGCAACCGTGTGGTGGTGAACACCGGGCGCGACCTGACCATCAGCAGCGTCCAGGATACCGCCTCTTACGACAGCAAACAGTCCTCATCCGGCGCGGGCCTGAGCCTGTGCGTTCCTCCGCTGTGCTATGGCGCGTCTTCCGGTAACGTCAACACCTCGGGCGAAAACGTCACCCAGAGTGGTAAGAGCGTCACTGACCAGAGCGGTATCTATGCCGGAAAAGGTGGTTTTGATATCACGGTCGGAAACCATACCCAACTTGATGGCGCGGTGATTGCGTCCACGGCAACGGACGACAAAAACAAACTGGATACGGGAACGCTTGGCTGGAGCGATATTCACAACGAGAGCAAAACCTCCGGTGACAGCCACACCGTGGCGATTTCGGGCAGTGCGGGCGGCAGCGGAAGTGGTGAAAACCGCAACGTGGCTCCGGCCATCGGTACCGGTCATGCAGAAGAGAGCAGCAGCGGCACCACGTCGTCGGCCATCAGTAACGGCACCCTCATCATCCGCGACAAGGATAACCAGACGCAGGATATTGCTGACCTGAGTCGTGACACCGACAACGCCCACCACGGAGTGGATGTAAACGGTGATGTACAGAAGGTGAAGGATAACCTGGCGGTACAGAGCGAAGGTGCGGCGCTGGCAACCTCTGTGCTGGATGTGTACGGCAAGTATGCAGAGAAGAAGGCGAAGGAATCCAACGCCGCGCTGGAAGCGAAGCTGACTGCGGAAGGGAAAATGCAGGGTGAAACGGCACAGGAGCGGGAAGCTTTTCTGAAAACGCAGCCGGGTTACCAGAGTACCGATTACGGTCCGGGGAGTGAGTTCTGGACGAAGGGCAGCGCAGCGGCGGGCCTGCTGGCCGGTGCGCTCGGTGGCAACCTGAAAGCAGGTGCGGCAGCCGGTGCGGCTCCCCTGCTCGCCGAACTGGTCAGTAAACAGGATGACCCGACTCTCCGTGCAGTTCTGCACGGTATCGTGGCGGCAGCACTGACGCAGGCGAGTGGTGGCAGCGGCTCTGACGGTATGAAGGCCGGAGCCATTGGGGCCATCACGGCCTCAGCGATGACGGACCATCTGGTGAGCGCACTGTACGGTAAGGATGTCAGCCAACTCACCGCCGATGAAAAACGTCTGGTCAGCAGTCTGGTGACTATAGCGGGTGGTCTGGCAGGGGCTGCTGTGACAGATGGTGATCTGTCGATGGCTGCGCTTGCGTCCAACACCGCGAAGGTGGAAGTTGAGAATAACTCGCTCAGCGAAGATCAGATCAATGGATTTGCAGCAAAGGCCAAAGGCTGTGAGGCCCGTGGCGACTGTCAGCAGATTGTGAAAGAAATGGAAGATCTTAGTCTCAATCAGCAAAAGGAAATGATTGCGATCTGCTCTGTTAATCCTAAAGCCTGCAAAGAGAAGTACGGGGATATCCCGGCTAATGGGATGCTGGTACGCCAAGCCCTTGATCAGCTTTTTGATGCAGATGTGCCGTCAGAAATGAAGAATGATATTTCGTCATTCTGGGCACAACAGATGGAGGCTGAAGGTGTCGTTACCAGTACCGAGTTTGCGAGCCAGCTGGAAAACCGGTATGGCATGGACAAACAGCAGTCCGAGATCCTTGCAATGGCGGTGTTGGGTGCAGTGACCGGGGGAATGGGGAAAGCTGGCGCTTCAACATCAGGTAAAACAATATCGGCCAAGCCTGAGTGGTTGCAGAATGTTCAGGCTGGTAATAAGTTTAACGCGGAACAGTCTAAAAATTATCCGTATAATGAACTGTATGTAAACAAACCCAACGGAAACGGCTATTATCGTGTAGATTCGTATAACCCGGCAACAGGTGAGATAGTGTCGCGTAAGTTCACACAATTTGCTGATATTACAGAGGCTACGGCGACCAGTTACATTAGGGAAGCTGTGAATAAATACCCGGCAGGTGCATCTATAGCGCAAGTGCCATCCAGTGGAGCGTTAGGTGGTAAGCAATTACAGGGTTCAAATATTCTGGAAATTCCTCCGCAAATTAAACCAATTCCACAATCTGTTCTTGACTCAGCTAAGCAATCTAACGTGATAATCCGTGATACTAACGGAAAGGTATACAAATGA
- a CDS encoding SymE family type I addiction module toxin, giving the protein MFAWRWVALAGFTDGIPIKIRVMPDCIVITTQNTRELYGCAEGLPNFSLT; this is encoded by the coding sequence ATTTTTGCGTGGCGATGGGTAGCGCTGGCGGGATTTACCGACGGGATACCGATTAAGATCCGGGTGATGCCGGACTGCATCGTTATCACCACCCAGAACACCCGCGAACTGTATGGCTGCGCCGAAGGCTTACCCAACTTTTCCCTGACCTGA